A genomic segment from Vicinamibacterales bacterium encodes:
- the nuoK gene encoding NADH-quinone oxidoreductase subunit NuoK: protein MLEITPAHYMVLSSALFMIGVIGVMVRRNIIIIFMSIELMLNAVNVNLAAFSQQWQHVMGQVFAIFVIAVAAAEAAVGLGIILAFYRNKETVNIDEMNVMRW, encoded by the coding sequence GTGCTCGAAATCACTCCAGCGCATTACATGGTACTTTCATCAGCCCTTTTTATGATTGGGGTGATTGGCGTGATGGTGCGTCGTAACATCATCATTATCTTTATGTCGATCGAGCTGATGTTGAACGCGGTTAACGTCAACCTAGCGGCCTTTTCGCAGCAATGGCAGCATGTGATGGGGCAGGTATTTGCCATTTTTGTTATCGCGGTGGCAGCTGCCGAAGCGGCAGTTGGCTTGGGGATTATTCTGGCTTTCTACCGTAATAAGGAAACGGTGAACATTGACGAAATGAACGTGATGCGCTGGTAA
- the nuoL gene encoding NADH-quinone oxidoreductase subunit L produces MEIIWLIPLLPGIGAAVTGLLGIRFFSKAQTALVACTSMALAALLSIYAFVQLLALPAEARVYFVVVAPWIPAIPLETAGGIGEFAVDWGFRLDPLSGMMILIVSGIGLLIHLYSTSYMHGESAAGYARFFCYLNLFCFFMLTLVLGSNFLVMFVGWEGVGLCSYLLIGFWYHKQSATDAGKKAFLVNRIGDWGFVLGIFLVFFTFGTIDFEEVMVSAAAMPIEAAGFGVISLICLLLFIGATGKSAQIPLYVWLPDAMEGPTPVSALIHAATMVTAGVYMVCRTATLFTHAPMVMTGVAIIGALTALMAASIGLLQTDIKRVLAYSTVSQLGYMFLATGVGAFGAAAFHLMTHAFFKALLFLGSGSVIHAMDEEQDMRAMGGLKLYMPVTFVTMLVGTLAIAGIPPFAGFFSKDEILFQTFLHNRALWVIAVLTAGMTSFYMFRLMAMTFYGKYRGPAWKSAAVVHEGADHHGADAGEDANDGHGSWHGPHESPAPMTGTLMALAIGAIVAGFVGIPAALGGSNAIEHFLEPSFVVSADHEVGEASGVALAGAGAEHEVSHAVELGLMILSIFVALGGLALAHRLYLKQPELAGAWKARWAGVHQLLFNKYYVDEMYQGTVVRGTMSGGRGLWRFDGRVVDGAVNGSSWLTLVSSWCSGLFDRYVVDGAVNLVGWSASESSFSLRRIQTGLIQNYALTMLIGVFVFVSLYLLVG; encoded by the coding sequence ATGGAAATTATCTGGCTGATTCCCTTGCTACCTGGCATCGGCGCTGCGGTGACTGGTCTACTTGGGATTCGGTTCTTCTCTAAGGCCCAAACCGCACTTGTTGCATGCACCTCGATGGCATTGGCGGCGCTTCTGTCGATTTATGCCTTTGTCCAGTTACTTGCATTGCCTGCGGAGGCCCGTGTCTATTTTGTCGTCGTGGCCCCGTGGATTCCGGCCATTCCCTTGGAGACCGCTGGTGGGATCGGGGAATTCGCTGTGGACTGGGGTTTCCGGTTGGATCCTTTGTCAGGCATGATGATCCTAATCGTTAGCGGCATTGGCCTTCTGATCCACTTGTACTCGACGTCATACATGCATGGAGAATCGGCGGCAGGCTACGCGAGGTTTTTCTGTTATCTGAATCTATTTTGCTTCTTTATGTTGACACTGGTGTTGGGTTCCAACTTCCTTGTCATGTTCGTCGGGTGGGAGGGCGTGGGTCTTTGTTCCTATCTGTTGATCGGATTCTGGTACCACAAACAGAGTGCGACCGACGCGGGGAAAAAGGCTTTTCTCGTGAATCGGATCGGAGACTGGGGCTTCGTCCTGGGTATTTTTCTTGTGTTTTTTACGTTCGGAACCATTGATTTTGAAGAGGTGATGGTATCCGCTGCGGCAATGCCGATTGAGGCCGCGGGGTTTGGTGTTATCTCGCTCATTTGTCTTTTGTTATTTATCGGGGCGACCGGGAAGAGTGCCCAGATTCCACTGTATGTTTGGTTGCCAGATGCCATGGAGGGGCCGACGCCAGTGTCGGCACTTATTCACGCCGCGACAATGGTCACGGCTGGTGTCTACATGGTGTGCCGCACTGCTACGCTCTTTACGCACGCACCCATGGTGATGACGGGCGTGGCGATAATCGGTGCACTCACCGCTTTGATGGCGGCGTCAATCGGCTTGTTGCAGACTGATATCAAGCGTGTACTTGCTTACTCGACAGTGTCACAATTGGGCTATATGTTTCTCGCAACTGGGGTGGGTGCGTTTGGGGCTGCGGCGTTTCACCTGATGACGCATGCATTCTTCAAGGCGCTGCTTTTCCTGGGAAGTGGCTCGGTTATCCACGCGATGGATGAAGAGCAGGACATGCGAGCCATGGGCGGGCTGAAACTGTATATGCCGGTCACATTTGTCACTATGTTGGTCGGGACGCTAGCGATTGCTGGCATTCCGCCGTTCGCGGGATTTTTTAGCAAGGACGAAATCCTCTTCCAGACCTTTTTACATAACCGGGCGCTATGGGTGATAGCAGTCTTGACTGCAGGGATGACCTCTTTCTATATGTTCCGGCTGATGGCAATGACGTTTTACGGTAAGTATCGGGGTCCGGCTTGGAAATCGGCCGCTGTGGTCCACGAAGGGGCTGACCATCACGGTGCTGATGCTGGGGAAGATGCCAACGATGGCCACGGATCTTGGCACGGTCCACACGAATCTCCGGCTCCAATGACCGGAACGCTGATGGCCTTGGCGATCGGCGCGATAGTGGCTGGTTTCGTGGGAATACCGGCGGCACTTGGCGGCAGTAATGCGATCGAGCATTTTTTGGAGCCGAGTTTTGTAGTTAGTGCCGATCATGAGGTCGGTGAAGCCAGTGGTGTTGCTCTGGCGGGAGCGGGGGCAGAACACGAGGTCTCACATGCGGTGGAATTGGGTCTGATGATTCTCTCGATTTTTGTCGCGCTCGGTGGTTTGGCGCTAGCCCATCGCCTGTACCTCAAGCAGCCAGAATTAGCTGGAGCGTGGAAGGCGCGATGGGCGGGAGTTCACCAACTGTTGTTCAACAAGTATTACGTGGACGAAATGTACCAGGGTACTGTTGTGCGTGGCACGATGTCTGGCGGCCGAGGACTCTGGCGTTTCGATGGTCGCGTGGTGGACGGTGCCGTCAATGGGAGTAGCTGGCTTACACTTGTGTCCTCCTGGTGTTCGGGATTGTTTGATCGTTACGTTGTCGATGGTGCGGTAAATCTTGTGGGCTGGTCGGCTTCAGAATCGAGCTTCAGTCTTCGTCGTATTCAGACTGGATTGATTCAGAACTATGCGCTGACCATGCTAATTGGGGTGTTCGTGTTCGTGAGTTTGTATCTATTGGTTGGTTGA
- a CDS encoding NADH-quinone oxidoreductase subunit M — MSNVAEFPLLSLILFTPLAGAIVLLFVNHQSTEKIRWIANIVAGIGFLVSLPLWFWYEPRGTQWQFVERLSWIPSIGADYFLGVDGFSALLVLLATMMGSIAILSSWTAITERVKEYYVFLLLLQTGMIGAFVALDALLFFLFWEVMLVPMYFLIGIWGSDRRLYSAIKFFLYTLVGSVVMLLGLLAIYFEHQAITGIYSFDITRFHGLDLPVDLQWWVFLALFLGFAVKVPMFPFHTWLPDAHTDAPTAGSVILAAVLLKMGTYGFIRFSLPILPEATATFVPMVVTLSIIGIIYGALVALAQRDWKRLVAYSSVSHMGLVMLGMFALTPVGITGSIVQQLNHGISTGALFLIVGIVYERRHTREIAEYGGLSKVMPVYAVIFLIMTLSSIGLPTLNGFIGEILILQGVFVVNKMWAAVAATGIVLGAAYMLWLYQRTMFGTIENPKNKSLPDLNAREVATFVPLIVLAFWIGLYPAPFLNRLESSVTYVMSHVNSTYAPQNVKAAVEMQVRGQ, encoded by the coding sequence ATGAGTAACGTAGCTGAATTTCCTCTGTTATCACTAATCTTGTTCACGCCGCTGGCCGGCGCCATTGTCCTGCTATTCGTGAATCACCAGAGCACAGAAAAAATCAGGTGGATAGCGAACATCGTTGCGGGAATTGGTTTCCTCGTATCACTGCCTCTCTGGTTTTGGTACGAACCTAGGGGCACTCAATGGCAATTCGTAGAGCGCCTGTCTTGGATCCCATCAATTGGGGCCGATTATTTTTTGGGCGTTGATGGATTCAGCGCGCTGCTCGTACTGCTCGCGACGATGATGGGGTCGATTGCGATTCTGTCTTCGTGGACAGCGATTACCGAACGCGTGAAGGAGTACTACGTCTTTTTGTTACTGCTTCAAACAGGAATGATCGGTGCTTTTGTCGCACTTGACGCCCTCCTATTTTTTCTGTTCTGGGAGGTTATGTTGGTTCCGATGTACTTTCTCATCGGAATTTGGGGTAGCGACCGCCGGCTGTATAGCGCGATTAAGTTTTTCCTGTACACCCTTGTGGGTAGCGTTGTAATGCTACTTGGCCTTCTCGCAATCTATTTTGAGCACCAGGCGATTACCGGCATCTACAGTTTCGATATTACGCGTTTCCACGGATTGGACCTTCCTGTCGATCTGCAATGGTGGGTGTTTCTTGCACTCTTCTTGGGTTTTGCCGTCAAGGTGCCAATGTTTCCGTTTCACACCTGGCTTCCGGATGCACACACTGACGCGCCGACAGCCGGCTCAGTAATTCTGGCGGCCGTACTGTTAAAAATGGGCACTTACGGGTTTATTCGCTTCAGTTTGCCGATTCTGCCCGAGGCAACTGCAACGTTCGTGCCGATGGTCGTCACGCTGTCGATCATTGGGATTATCTATGGCGCACTTGTTGCTTTGGCGCAACGTGATTGGAAGCGATTGGTTGCGTATTCTTCGGTGAGCCACATGGGGCTGGTGATGCTTGGAATGTTTGCGTTGACGCCTGTCGGCATCACCGGGAGCATCGTTCAGCAACTCAACCACGGTATTTCAACTGGCGCGCTTTTCCTGATCGTTGGCATCGTCTATGAACGACGACACACGCGGGAGATCGCCGAGTACGGCGGGCTATCAAAAGTGATGCCGGTTTATGCCGTGATTTTTCTAATCATGACCTTGTCATCGATCGGACTGCCAACATTGAACGGTTTTATCGGAGAGATTCTGATTTTGCAGGGTGTTTTCGTGGTCAACAAGATGTGGGCAGCCGTGGCGGCAACCGGCATCGTACTGGGTGCAGCCTACATGCTCTGGCTGTACCAACGCACGATGTTCGGTACTATTGAAAATCCGAAGAACAAATCGCTGCCCGATCTAAACGCGCGCGAGGTGGCTACCTTTGTGCCTTTGATCGTGCTCGCGTTTTGGATCGGTCTGTATCCGGCCCCGTTCCTGAATCGCCTCGAATCGTCCGTGACGTATGTCATGTCACACGTCAACTCGACTTACGCGCCTCAAAATGTTAAGGCTGCTGTCGAGATGCAGGTGAGAGGTCAGTAG
- a CDS encoding NADH-quinone oxidoreductase subunit N, with protein sequence MPPGFSAADFYYILPELVLAGGALLVLVVDVVTSRQQRPLLGWVTIGVLLATTLTLLPFSDVDVLASRGLLAIDGFAFFFKLVFLLTALVTVLMSSSYLEVEGLRAGEYYFLILCATLGMMFMASGIDLVTIFIGLETMAVAFYILTGFLKPNRRSNEAAVKYFLLGAFSLGILLYGMSMLYGLSGTTNLRALATVVATGESRPLLIVAVVLVVSGIGFKIAAVPFHMWAPDVYEGAPTPVTAFLSVGSKAASFAMLLRIFMEGLPFLAEVWQPMFWVLAVVTMTFGNLAALTQSNIKRMLAYSSIAHAGYILIGVVANSSRGVTALMIYLMLYVFMQLGAFAVVVMLRRRDVVGDELKDLSGLYFRYPVAACAMLFFMLSLGGIPPTAGFMGKFWLFSAAIESGYIWLAVIGVINSAISLYYYVRVVVFMWLREETLGSPIVASPAMALALTVALVGAVIFGVYPGPLFELAESSAQSLGGVITGMGVSSF encoded by the coding sequence ATGCCACCTGGGTTCTCTGCGGCGGATTTCTATTACATCCTGCCCGAGTTGGTGCTTGCGGGCGGTGCGCTGTTGGTCCTCGTGGTCGACGTTGTAACATCTCGGCAGCAGCGGCCGTTGCTGGGATGGGTAACGATCGGCGTTCTTCTGGCGACTACGCTGACACTCTTGCCGTTCAGTGATGTCGATGTTCTTGCGTCTCGTGGTCTCCTTGCTATTGACGGATTCGCGTTCTTCTTCAAGCTTGTCTTCTTACTGACTGCGCTCGTAACCGTCTTGATGTCGTCGTCGTATCTTGAGGTCGAGGGGTTGCGCGCTGGGGAATACTATTTCCTAATTCTCTGCGCCACGCTCGGCATGATGTTTATGGCGAGTGGCATTGATCTCGTCACGATTTTCATCGGTCTTGAGACGATGGCCGTGGCCTTCTACATCCTGACTGGGTTTCTCAAGCCGAACCGCCGGTCTAACGAGGCTGCCGTAAAGTATTTTCTACTCGGAGCGTTTTCACTGGGGATCTTGCTGTACGGCATGTCAATGCTCTATGGCCTATCGGGAACGACCAACCTCCGTGCATTGGCCACGGTGGTGGCAACCGGGGAATCTCGCCCCTTGTTAATTGTTGCGGTTGTGCTGGTTGTGTCCGGCATCGGATTCAAAATCGCTGCAGTCCCGTTCCACATGTGGGCCCCTGATGTCTATGAAGGTGCACCGACGCCGGTTACCGCATTTCTGTCCGTTGGGTCGAAGGCTGCGTCCTTTGCGATGTTACTGCGGATATTCATGGAGGGTTTACCATTTTTGGCTGAGGTGTGGCAGCCGATGTTTTGGGTGCTCGCAGTTGTCACGATGACGTTCGGTAACCTGGCAGCCTTGACGCAGAGCAACATTAAACGGATGTTGGCATACTCCTCAATCGCGCACGCAGGATACATCTTGATCGGAGTGGTGGCGAATTCGTCGCGTGGTGTCACTGCGTTGATGATCTATTTGATGTTGTATGTCTTTATGCAGCTAGGAGCATTCGCTGTGGTCGTGATGCTTCGTCGCCGTGACGTCGTGGGCGACGAGTTGAAGGATTTGAGCGGACTGTATTTTCGATATCCGGTGGCGGCCTGTGCGATGCTGTTCTTCATGCTATCGCTCGGCGGTATTCCGCCGACGGCTGGCTTCATGGGAAAGTTCTGGCTTTTTAGTGCGGCAATCGAGTCGGGTTACATCTGGCTCGCCGTTATCGGTGTAATCAACAGTGCCATCTCGCTCTACTACTACGTTCGGGTCGTCGTGTTCATGTGGCTGAGGGAAGAGACCCTAGGTTCGCCAATCGTTGCAAGTCCGGCCATGGCTCTGGCTCTGACCGTTGCACTAGTTGGTGCTGTTATTTTTGGGGTATATCCTGGTCCGCTGTTCGAGCTTGCCGAGTCCTCGGCACAGTCACTCGGGGGTGTGATTACCGGGATGGGTGTGTCCTCTTTTTAA
- a CDS encoding AtpZ/AtpI family protein, with translation MWRFGESQGRTIRTVGALSAVGLSFVLAVVMGAGAGYVVDRWLGSSPWGFLLFFFLGVAAGVLNVIRVSTAYLRDDEGARSESPQD, from the coding sequence ATGTGGCGTTTCGGTGAATCTCAGGGGCGCACTATTCGCACAGTCGGCGCACTAAGTGCCGTGGGGCTGTCATTCGTTCTGGCGGTTGTCATGGGGGCCGGCGCTGGCTACGTGGTGGATCGCTGGCTCGGCTCGTCTCCTTGGGGATTCCTGTTGTTCTTTTTTCTGGGTGTCGCTGCTGGTGTCCTCAACGTGATCAGGGTATCCACCGCTTACTTACGTGACGATGAGGGAGCACGATCCGAGTCTCCGCAGGATTGA
- a CDS encoding ATP synthase subunit I produces the protein MAACGLFAVAAWIVSEQVASAVGVMVGTSLVAFSYWMIKGSVSRLGTSPAGRPMAIGWFVVRILGRYALLAGIAYVTIARLHLPPLALLAGVSAIVVGVALEGFRALVGRQVPS, from the coding sequence GTGGCCGCCTGTGGACTCTTCGCGGTTGCTGCGTGGATTGTATCGGAACAGGTCGCATCAGCGGTTGGAGTAATGGTGGGCACCAGTCTCGTGGCGTTTAGCTACTGGATGATCAAAGGTAGCGTCAGCCGGTTAGGAACGTCACCAGCAGGCCGCCCGATGGCGATCGGGTGGTTCGTGGTGCGTATTCTTGGTCGATACGCTTTACTCGCTGGAATAGCGTACGTTACGATTGCGCGTTTGCACCTGCCCCCACTGGCTTTACTGGCTGGGGTATCGGCGATCGTGGTGGGTGTGGCGCTCGAAGGTTTTCGGGCGTTGGTCGGACGTCAAGTTCCTTCGTGA
- the atpB gene encoding F0F1 ATP synthase subunit A: MEQLEHPLWIVDTANAVFGPFIAALLGLLGFDLSHAEHVIPNYLVISGLIVLAVMVGCLLIKSRLSVEHPGRVQLLLEGGLSALYGLLEDIVGPKGRRYATLVGTVGLFILLSNLSGLVPGLMAPTSNINVTLGCAITVFVYYHFHGVKEQGVVAYIKHFAAPPGAPMWIAPIYFPVEIISHCSRVLSLSVRLFGNVFGEELVILILFSIVPFIIPLPMMLLGIVTGSLQAFIFVMLTMIYLQGAVTVDHDHDRDHDEKVHARGDAMAPASA; the protein is encoded by the coding sequence ATGGAACAACTCGAACACCCCCTGTGGATCGTTGATACTGCTAACGCCGTGTTCGGGCCATTTATTGCTGCGCTCCTTGGCCTGCTAGGGTTCGACCTGAGTCACGCCGAGCACGTCATTCCGAATTACCTAGTCATCTCCGGGCTTATTGTTTTGGCGGTTATGGTCGGCTGTCTGCTGATCAAATCGCGCTTGAGTGTTGAGCACCCTGGACGCGTTCAACTGCTCCTTGAGGGTGGCCTCAGCGCTCTCTATGGGTTGCTCGAAGATATCGTTGGGCCGAAAGGTCGGCGGTATGCAACGTTGGTCGGAACGGTTGGTCTCTTCATCCTCCTGAGCAACTTATCCGGCCTTGTGCCGGGACTAATGGCCCCCACGAGTAACATTAACGTGACTCTTGGATGTGCTATCACGGTGTTTGTTTACTATCACTTTCACGGTGTGAAGGAACAGGGTGTGGTTGCGTACATCAAGCATTTCGCCGCGCCACCAGGCGCACCGATGTGGATTGCACCGATCTATTTTCCGGTTGAGATCATCAGTCACTGTTCACGAGTGTTGTCGCTATCTGTACGTTTATTTGGGAACGTCTTCGGTGAAGAGTTAGTAATTTTGATCTTGTTCTCGATTGTGCCATTTATTATTCCCTTGCCGATGATGTTGCTCGGCATCGTCACTGGTAGTTTGCAGGCGTTCATTTTTGTCATGCTGACAATGATTTATCTACAGGGTGCCGTGACCGTTGACCACGATCATGACCGGGACCATGATGAGAAAGTTCATGCACGTGGTGACGCGATGGCACCTGCGTCAGCGTAA
- a CDS encoding ATP synthase F0 subunit C, whose amino-acid sequence MNTRAVWILMIGIVTVGLISPLHAQEASVSADSELVKWSIITAGFALAIAAAFGTLAQGLGLSAAANGIARNPSAAPDIRFSLILGLVLIESLVIYVLLIALILFFVQPFSG is encoded by the coding sequence GTGAATACACGTGCAGTATGGATTTTAATGATCGGAATAGTGACGGTAGGATTAATTTCGCCGTTGCACGCACAAGAAGCTTCGGTGAGCGCGGATAGTGAATTGGTCAAGTGGTCGATCATTACCGCTGGATTCGCACTGGCAATCGCAGCCGCTTTCGGGACACTGGCTCAAGGGCTTGGTCTGAGCGCTGCGGCTAATGGAATTGCACGAAACCCGTCAGCAGCTCCGGACATTCGATTTTCGCTGATTTTAGGGCTCGTGTTGATTGAGTCGCTAGTTATTTATGTGTTGCTTATCGCCCTGATTTTATTCTTTGTACAGCCGTTCAGTGGATAA
- a CDS encoding DMT family transporter: MPLRFTRIEWLLLLLTLIWGSNFSVVKTAIEEFPPLPFNALRMALASAIFLGLLASSSASRPCRRDWPVIITLGLVGHFLYQVCFMEGISRTSVANSSLILGTIPIAVAILMWCGGRESLSTTHWLGIGLSLVGVYLVVGQGTRINSASLTGDLLMMAAVWCWAAYTVSAQSILKRYSPLTVTTWSMAVGTALFVPLGLPGLFVLNWRDISFGAWAGLVYSAIFALCVSYLIWYTAVQRIGSARTSIYSNMVPVVAMIVAAVWLRESISTMQIGGAVSIFAGVALTKVRPPHGC; this comes from the coding sequence ATGCCCTTAAGATTTACACGGATTGAATGGTTGCTTCTCCTCTTGACCCTTATCTGGGGTAGCAACTTCAGCGTCGTTAAAACCGCGATCGAAGAGTTTCCGCCTCTCCCGTTCAATGCTCTCCGGATGGCGCTCGCGTCGGCGATCTTCTTGGGCCTGCTGGCTAGTTCGTCCGCTTCTCGCCCGTGTCGCCGCGATTGGCCTGTCATCATCACCCTGGGTCTTGTAGGGCATTTTCTTTACCAGGTCTGCTTCATGGAGGGTATTTCCCGCACGAGCGTGGCCAATAGTTCACTGATTCTTGGGACAATACCTATTGCTGTTGCCATCCTGATGTGGTGTGGCGGCCGTGAATCTCTCTCGACGACGCACTGGCTCGGAATTGGGCTCTCTCTGGTCGGTGTCTACCTGGTTGTTGGTCAAGGCACTCGAATCAATAGTGCATCCTTGACTGGTGACCTCCTGATGATGGCTGCGGTTTGGTGTTGGGCGGCTTACACGGTCAGCGCTCAATCGATACTTAAAAGGTATTCGCCGTTGACGGTTACGACTTGGTCCATGGCGGTTGGCACCGCATTGTTCGTTCCTTTAGGGCTCCCTGGACTGTTCGTGCTCAATTGGCGTGATATCAGCTTCGGAGCGTGGGCCGGCCTTGTGTATTCTGCGATCTTTGCGTTGTGTGTTTCATACCTCATTTGGTACACGGCAGTTCAGCGTATCGGAAGCGCCCGCACCTCCATCTACTCCAATATGGTACCAGTGGTTGCGATGATCGTGGCTGCAGTGTGGTTGCGGGAGTCGATTAGCACCATGCAGATTGGTGGTGCGGTCAGTATTTTCGCCGGGGTTGCGCTTACTAAGGTCAGGCCGCCGCACGGGTGCTGA
- a CDS encoding dehydrogenase E1 component subunit alpha/beta has product MSFKGQTPSSSTRTAATPPRRETVELSQEQLLRAYRTMRLSRRLDDKEIQLKNQSIAYFQISAAGHEAIQVAIGFSLRPGYDWIFPYYRDRALCLTLGVTPTEMLLGSVGSSDDPSSGGRQMPSHWSDRLLHIVSPSSATGTQCLHGVGCAEGGVLNRTLGTRDGREPSAHADEVILVSLGDGATSEGEFWESLNTACTQQLPVVFLVQDNGYAISVPVDIQTPGGSISKLLESFPSLRIARADGTDLLDSWRAAQDAVDHVRAHRGPALVHAHTTRPYSHSHSDDERVYKTQAERDSETVRDPLVRFREFCLANSVATNNQLNALDSEVEDEIAAATDGAIKAPSPVSETVTRYIYSPDVDPCSKTFDVSEKPSGEPKTMVSAINQTLKDEMARNSRMVVFGQDVADSSHPETLSEVRGKGGVFKVTESLQRTFGAERVFNSPLAEANIVGRAMGMAIRGIKPVVEIQFFDYIWSATMQLRNEVAMLRYRSNNTYSCPMVVRVPIGGYLRGGSIYHSQSGEGIFAHFPGLRIAYPSNAADACGLLRTAIRCDDPVLFLEHKHLYRQTYNKAAYPGVDHMVPFGQSVLRRSGSDVVIITWGALVQRSLAAAQQAEKLGIAVSVLDLRTIMPYDWEGIAEAVAQTNRVVVAHEDQLTCGFGAELVARMADELFDSLDAPVKRVAALDCPVGYNPVFEEVVLPQAADIVRAIQDVVNY; this is encoded by the coding sequence ATGAGCTTTAAAGGGCAAACTCCGTCTAGTTCGACTCGCACTGCAGCAACCCCACCCCGGCGCGAGACCGTTGAACTTTCTCAAGAGCAACTACTTCGCGCCTACCGCACGATGCGATTGTCGAGACGCTTGGACGACAAGGAGATTCAACTCAAGAACCAAAGTATCGCCTACTTTCAGATCAGTGCCGCTGGCCATGAGGCCATTCAAGTCGCCATCGGTTTTTCACTCCGGCCCGGCTACGACTGGATTTTTCCGTACTATCGCGACAGGGCTCTTTGTTTGACACTCGGTGTTACACCGACCGAGATGCTCTTAGGTAGCGTTGGATCGTCGGATGATCCGTCCTCAGGTGGTCGGCAGATGCCTTCGCACTGGAGCGACCGTCTACTTCACATCGTATCGCCGTCGAGCGCGACCGGCACGCAGTGCCTTCATGGCGTCGGGTGTGCCGAAGGCGGCGTGCTCAATCGAACACTTGGCACCCGTGATGGACGAGAGCCGTCGGCACATGCCGACGAGGTGATTCTAGTGTCGTTGGGTGACGGTGCGACAAGCGAGGGGGAATTCTGGGAATCGCTTAACACCGCGTGCACGCAGCAGTTACCAGTTGTCTTTTTAGTCCAGGATAACGGTTACGCGATTTCTGTGCCGGTTGACATTCAGACACCTGGAGGAAGTATTTCGAAACTCCTTGAATCTTTTCCTTCACTGCGGATCGCACGCGCCGACGGTACTGATCTGCTGGATAGCTGGAGGGCAGCGCAAGACGCGGTGGACCACGTTCGAGCGCACCGGGGGCCAGCACTGGTGCATGCGCATACCACCCGTCCCTATTCACACTCGCACTCTGACGACGAACGTGTTTACAAAACACAGGCTGAGCGAGATAGCGAGACAGTCCGAGACCCGTTGGTACGCTTTCGAGAGTTCTGCCTGGCCAACAGCGTCGCCACCAACAATCAACTAAATGCATTGGACAGTGAAGTTGAAGACGAGATTGCCGCGGCTACAGACGGTGCGATCAAGGCGCCCTCGCCGGTCTCGGAAACAGTCACACGTTACATCTACTCCCCGGATGTCGACCCTTGTTCTAAGACTTTCGACGTCTCGGAAAAGCCGTCAGGCGAGCCCAAGACGATGGTCTCGGCTATCAATCAGACACTCAAAGACGAAATGGCTCGGAATTCCCGGATGGTGGTGTTTGGTCAAGACGTAGCTGACAGCAGCCACCCCGAAACGCTATCGGAGGTGCGGGGCAAGGGCGGAGTGTTCAAGGTCACAGAAAGCTTGCAACGAACATTCGGTGCTGAGCGCGTCTTCAACTCACCACTGGCTGAGGCCAACATCGTCGGCCGAGCCATGGGCATGGCCATCCGAGGCATTAAGCCCGTGGTGGAGATTCAGTTCTTCGACTACATCTGGTCAGCAACAATGCAATTGCGCAACGAGGTGGCGATGTTGCGCTACCGCTCCAATAACACTTACTCCTGTCCGATGGTCGTCCGGGTGCCAATTGGTGGCTATCTCCGCGGTGGTTCGATCTATCACAGTCAGTCTGGTGAGGGTATTTTTGCGCACTTTCCAGGCCTCCGAATCGCGTATCCCTCCAACGCCGCAGATGCCTGTGGCTTATTGCGAACAGCGATCCGGTGCGATGACCCCGTACTATTTCTCGAACACAAGCATTTATACCGACAGACCTACAATAAGGCAGCCTACCCAGGTGTTGATCACATGGTGCCGTTTGGTCAATCCGTACTCCGTCGTTCGGGGAGCGATGTTGTGATCATCACATGGGGTGCTTTGGTTCAACGATCGCTCGCTGCCGCTCAGCAAGCTGAGAAATTGGGAATTGCGGTGTCGGTGCTCGACCTTAGAACCATCATGCCATACGACTGGGAAGGGATCGCCGAGGCAGTTGCCCAAACAAACCGCGTGGTCGTGGCCCATGAGGACCAGCTGACATGCGGCTTCGGCGCCGAGTTGGTCGCTCGTATGGCGGACGAGCTATTTGATTCCTTGGATGCTCCAGTTAAGCGGGTCGCGGCACTCGACTGCCCCGTTGGCTACAATCCGGTCTTTGAAGAAGTCGTGCTCCCACAAGCAGCCGACATCGTTCGGGCGATTCAGGACGTTGTCAATTACTGA
- a CDS encoding cupin domain-containing protein: MSRARVHCWDDIAPEKVTEMMSRKIVTGERSLVAQVYLKKGALVPMHAHPSEQLTYVLEGSLRMMVAGEESIVRAGEIIHIPSDVSHQAEALVDTLELDLFSPVREDWLAADSSPGR; the protein is encoded by the coding sequence GTGAGTAGGGCCAGAGTGCATTGCTGGGATGACATTGCTCCGGAGAAAGTAACAGAGATGATGTCGCGCAAAATCGTTACTGGTGAACGCTCGCTGGTCGCGCAGGTTTATCTCAAGAAGGGCGCTCTCGTGCCGATGCACGCACATCCGAGCGAACAGTTAACTTATGTGCTAGAGGGTAGCCTTCGGATGATGGTGGCGGGGGAGGAGTCGATCGTGCGAGCGGGAGAGATCATTCACATCCCGTCGGACGTGTCGCACCAAGCTGAAGCGTTGGTTGACACGTTGGAACTCGACCTGTTCAGTCCGGTGCGGGAAGACTGGCTGGCGGCTGACTCTTCTCCGGGTCGCTGA